From Punica granatum isolate Tunisia-2019 chromosome 1, ASM765513v2, whole genome shotgun sequence:
TTGGTCTTTTAAAATGGAGCCTATGGATTCGAATTTGATTTGCACAAAATTAATTTCGTTGGACTTGGACCAAGGTGGCTCGCAGTCGGATTGGTTCATTTCGGATCACTACCTATCTGGTTTGTCTATCAGAAAACATAGGGATTTTctactattttttaaattaaaaattcaggCTTTTACTCGCCAAGGAGTAAAATATAGTTACTAAAATTTATAACAACAGAAATAACTCTCAGTCGCACATCACTTGGCATAGCTCCATAGCTACAGAGCTTGACAGCTAAATAAATGTATAGATGAGATAATTTACTTAGTTGCTAATTTACTATTATGTTGTAGTGTTGAGTTGCTATTAGTTAATATTAGAGCAATTTACGAGCAACTACTCATTGTATTTACTGAAAAAATTCACATAAAAGGTTGTATCCACTTAGTGGACAAACTTATCATTTTATAGAAAAAGCACGAAGGTCATTCATTTGAAAACAAAGACAGAACTAAGAGCGAGTTCCACCATAAATTATCTTTTGTCTTTAAGTATATAGACCTTTTGTTTCCGCATAGAATAGTAATATATACGGATAGGGATAGGAAATGATCAACATGGACCCAAAGATAAAGAGAGTTATactgaataaataaataacctGAGcacagaattttttttttttggtatgtACCGTGATATCCAGAAGCTTAACAGATCCTGATTTATCCAGTTCGAGCCGTGTCGGCCCACCGAAGGGTAAAATCTCATGAGCAcagaatttcaaaataaaatttaaactttTGATAAATGATGTTTTAAATATactcgaaaaaaaattagattatTTAATTTGCAACCGAGCTTCTATCAATCTCttgctctctttctttctacCAAATTATAATTACTTGCTTGGTTGATTTCGTTTATTAATGCCCCCTACTCCAATTtatattagaaaaaagaaaggaaaaaaaaaaagcttgtCTTTAAGTATACTGAGAAGGTAGAACGAAACAGTAAGGGAAACAAGTAAGGGGAAATGTTATTAAGTACCAAAAGCAGAAACTTGATATGGTCCATGCTAATCCCTTCATTGTCGTCTTCATTAATATCAAGTAGAGAATCCAAAACATCATTGGTCCTTGTAGGATCAGCTGATTTCCCCCTTAACTGCAACCTCTTCTTGATTAGGCCATCAAATATATCGAGCATCTGCCCAAAATAGACGGCCAAATGACGCCTCCGGCCGTTGGGGTCAATCAGCTTGAGCACAGGGAAATAATCGGCGAGGTTCGGTTTCCCGACCTCGACCATCAAGTTCCATACGATATCCCTGAATTCCTTGCCACCATCATCGGAGCCGGGGTTTGCAAGGTCCAGAGAGAAGAACGTGTTCGATAAGAAGTTTAGTGAGGTCCTGAAGCCGGTCTCGCCTATTTCCACTGGCTCTCCAGCATGGGCTCTCTTGCGCACCAGGGCAAGGACCTCGTCCACCTTCTGGTGGCGGAGCTGCTGGGTGGTATCAAGCTTCCTAGTGGCAAATATGTGCGAGCTCATTATCCTCCTTAGGGACCTCCACAACGGTGATACAGGAAGCCACGCAACGCTTAGCCTGTCATGGTCATAGGGTGTGACGGCGTCAAGAATCGTTCGGCTGGAGAAGGCCAGGTCATGGGTCTGGAGGGCTTCCCGAGCCACTTGAGCCGAGGAGATGACCACGGTGGTGATGCGGCCCAGTTGCATGGTCATGATGGGGCCATAGGTCTTGGCAAGCTCCGTGAACAACTTGTCGGGCCTATCACCAAGCTGGAGGAGGTTGCCCACGATGGGAAGCGGCCGTGGGCCCGGAGGCAGCCCCTTACGGCTTGGTTTGCCTCTGTTTGCGATGAAACATAGGGCTTGGAAGAGACCCCATGAAAGGTAAAGACACAAAAGCAAGACTAAGAAATCCATCCCTTTCACTCACTTTTTTTTAGATACACATATACTGGATATGCTTCCACGGGGCACTTTATATATAAGCTATAAGAGCATCTCAAATATGCGTGGGTTGAACAGTCAAGAAACACGTAATCATAAGAATTCTCAGTTTATTAACTGTGATAAATTCGAACGTGGACTTAGTTTTAACTGCGAATTACTTtctataaattttgaatttttatactgcaaataaagtatatatatatatatatgtatatatctaatGTGAGTTCAATTAATCATTGAGCCAAGATTATCGCAGTTAAACACGTGCCTAAACCTTTAGGAAATTTACCAACTTTTATGATCACTTACAATAATATTGTTTTaaccttttttgttttttaatcgCGTAAAAAGGAACCAATTCAGATCATTCTAAGATGAAATAATTACCATTGTACATGctctatttttcatttaaagaAATTATCTCCCTCACACAAAGTTTCCTCCCTCTCCTCTCAAGTCCTCTCTCGTTTCCCATTTACCAGTTAGTTTCTCCTTTCTTTAACTCGACTATATACCATTTTAACTCAAATAAAGAATATTTCACGtccagcaaaaagaaaaaatatataggagAATATAGCGTAACCAAGAGGTTTTAAGTTTATCTCGTGATAAAATTATCATacttctttattaattattagagtttttatttcattatattaaactTATGATCTCTCTTgtaaccaatatatatatatatatatatgtcgtgTGAAAAAAGGCTTTAATTTCTTGCAATTTTGATTCGGAATAAGTagtttcaaattcaattctcATCCGTATCACTCATCACGCCTCTTCCTTTTGCTTTCCATTATCCTTCTGAGGATCATGATTATATCTTATAACCCAATATCTACATACAGTTCTAGGTTGTTTATATGTCATTGTCCAATATGTACATTTTTTCCTAACTAAAGCTCAAGCCTTTTACTTGTCAGAAGCACCTTTTTTTGTcagaaaaaaacagaaaaggtgcaatttatatatgattatgaatattaatttatgaGTGTTGGTTCATATAGTCTTCTCTGATACATCTTGATGCATGTTCAAGGAAAATATGACATGGTGTGACATTTGATTGTTTTGACATTTCAATATTTAACATGCACCCTTGGGCTGCCGCCGCGCCAACCAGTCAAATCATGCGTCAATTGACATGATACATTATAATTGTTGGTAAGTCAGTTTCTCGGCAAGCCTTTCAAAGGATGGATATTAAGGATAAGATATTGCACGGGCGTGATGTCGCAATAATAGCTTTTGCCGGTACATGAACCAGTTGCAAAGTTTCACTAGCCTTTCACTGCCTATATCTATCGGTCTGACTAGAAAAGTCAGTCGTACTGCATAAGACAATATGGACGGACTCAAATTCATCTTTGACTTGGCTAAAGTGGCGGGCCGCAAGTAATTGAGGGGGACCGCCGTGGAATACTTGGAGCTACTTGGCCCTGATTATACAAGATTGAGTCGCTATCAATCGAGATTCCGCGAGCTTTCATTGGCTAGCAGGAGGACGAAGATAAATGGACTACCCTGAAGAGGAATCTGTTTGTCGCTCAGACTAGCTTCAGCCCAAGTCCAATGCAACTGAAGAGGTCTATTCACCCGTTACCGTTCGAGCGCATTGCTCAATGGTCATCCAGTAGTTCGACTTACGAACTCTTGTTCCACTGTTTGTATTGCCGAAACAATCGTTATTTGCAAATAAAAGAGAATAGATAAGGGAGTATAAATGATGCGACAAAAGACGTGGCGAATTGGTATCTTCGAAAAAACAGGTTCTAACGACcttatttcgaaggaaacggGTATTTTTAAGGCGAATTTCATcatttagggcctcaaacgggtatttttatgttatttgaacatttttgtaattttaggagaagtttatgtctttcgtgtaatttaagCGTTTTAATTCCCatttaagttttgtaaaaccctagggttaaggacagttattattattattatcatcaatAAAGTTTTGGAGCTACCATACTCTTTTGCCCATTTtcggatttgattcgagtttgatgtctATTCCCTGacattcgtagaatcaacaggttatAGAATATTGTTTTCTAGTATTCGTGCACGAATCAACAGATTGCAATTAATTCCGCTGCGTCAACAAGAGAAGGGGATCGATCAATTTCACAAAAACATTCTGGTAGATCTCAAAGATAAAAGATCCTAGAAGACGTCGGAGTCTTCATTTTCGCCAGTCTGCCATCTTATGTTATTCAAACGAATCAATAATAGCTATTGCCGGTACATGAACCAGTTGCAAAGTTTCACTAGCCTTTCACTGCCTATATCTACCGGTCTGACTAGAAAAGTCAGTCGCACTGCATAAAGTGAAGAGGGCGACCGCCGTGAAGTAACTAAGGGGGACCGCCGTGGAATACTTGGCACAACTTGGGCCTGCTTAGAGTCGCTATCGTTGTATAGCAGGAGGACGAGGAGAAATGGACTACGCTGAAGAGTCGCTCAGACTAGCTTCAGCCCAAGTCCAATGCAAGTGAAGAGGTCTATTCCCCCGATATTGTTCGAGCGCATTGCTCAATGGTCATACCTTAGCTCGACTTGTTAACTCTTGTTCTGCTGTTTATATCGCCAAAACAATCGTCATTTGCAAATAAAAGAGAACAGATAAGGGAGTACAAAGAGAAGGGGATCGATCAATTTCTCAAAAACATTCTGGTAGATCTCAAAGATAAAGATCCAAGAAGACATAGgagtcttttttcttttttttctttggtgaaTAAGACATAGGAGTCTTCATTTTCGCCTGTCTGCCATCTTATGTTATTCAAACGTCTTGTCCAATGTCCCTTTCCTTACTGATACGTATCAATTActgtaactttgattttattCATAAAGCAAGCTATTTGCCAGAGAGGTTCAAGAAACATAGGAATTATTGTACAGGAAACAAACAGCTGGCCGGGAAAATTTTACGTCAGCTGTTAAGTAATTTCACGATAGATGGAAGCTCAAACTTGTTCTCTTAAGTATGCAATAGTTAGCACATAAATCTTATGGTCATGATGAAAACAGTCATGATCGCCGAAATCTTTTAATCAGGTGAAGGCCCTACATGAGCAACCAGCAGCCTTAAGATCCGACACTTTGAACGACAGAAGAAAAGCTCTTCAATCAGTGTATAGTGTTGCCAATAATTTCGAGCACACGCGGCTTACAAATTAGTTGTACAAATCTGATGACATGACGTGAAAATTCTGCCATTTTCAATAGGGCTAGAGCAATCAAACATTTGCAGTGACAAAATCATTACTGCTAGACTCCCATATGATTGTCCCGTCACATGTGCAGAGCTTCTTGTAGTTCTCACCTACACCAGCACTTCTTGCTATTACAGCAGCTTCAATGCCTGCCTCCGACTTATCTTCGGTTCGGTACAGAACTACCGACCGCCCAATCAGATCAGCAACCCTCAGATTCTTTTTTACACCCGAGAAGAAGGCCTCGCCCTTCTTGTCAGCTTCCAATGTTTCCAGGTCGCCAATCCGCTGCAAGAGACATTTTAGAAGGGAAAACACGGTCCGTCATAAACTTCAATTGAGGAAgctgaaaaatgaaataactCCACACCAAGtaagaaaattattcaattgGAATGCGTCTCACAGATTATCCACACAGATCATTAACTGGGAGAACCAACTAACTAAAACCGACCACAAGCTGCCAAAGCTTCACGTTCATCCTAAAAGGGTTCACATAATCCTGAGCTCAGATGTTTGGGCTAATCTGATCCGTCTACTCTATCTTCCTAGGTTGTCCTAGGGCCTCTGCTGACATCACAGTGGATACATATGCAGTGTAATTCAAATAGATAAATTGTAATTTAGCCAAAGGCATGCCAGAGCAGAACCAAATGGCCTCTTTCCTAATTCAAGATCACTAATGTTATTCTCCTTTCTATTCTAATTCGATGGGGCAATTCAGATTTTTTTTGTCTGTTTCAGAATTGAAggtttccttttcctttactCACATGGACCTTGTTTGGACGCATGCTAAGTGGCACCACCTTGGCTTCAAACATCACTAAAAGATGTGTCACATGTCCAATGTGGCAGCACAGGAACTGAATTAGCCCAAAAAGTAGTATGGGGATCAAATCAGCAATAAACAGAGAGTATTGGAAAGCCTGACTCCTAGCATCTATTCATCAAAACAATTACTCTGACGAATGATAAGATTATTCCCTGCCTATGCATGATTTCGAGAGAAACGCTAATCATTATTATATGGAAATCCAAAAATAGTTTCATATGCGTCAGATGCTAGTAGGAGCATAATTTGCAAATCAACCGTCTCCATGGTCCCTTCAGCCTCAGGATTGAAGACATCCCCAGTGCTAGCTGCGCCTCTTGTCAGATCACCAAACTCATTGATGGACCAACCATGTGCTCCAGGAGAGAGTCCACTAAAGTTGGCCTCAATCCGTACCAATTCCATGTTCAATTGAGCAAATCGAACTACGCCGAAAATATCAGGGCCTTTGAACTCAACGACAGCAGCAGAAATTAAGAAATCTGCAACTCAAGACTGCAGATATGTTACTCCCATGAGATTTATCAAACAGTCAAAAAGAGACTGGACTGAGTGACTACAACATAAgcttattaaagaaaaaacagagagaaacATAAATAATGAATGAATACAAGGTAGTGTAGAAAGTTCCAACAGACTAAAGTTCGTACGTTTTTGCCTACTTTAAATCAGCCTGCGTTGATTAAAGATTCCCAGAAAATACTTATTTTTTCTATCTATGAAGCATTCATAGATCGTCCTGCAATATGCAATATTCCTGCAAGGGTTAAAGCTCATTTTTTAACATAGCCTACATATGATCGTCCAATACCCAATTTAACAAAGTGCATTGCTGAGCACAaataaatgaaaggaaaaaaaaaaacctaaagtTCCATCTGATTATGTCAGAATTTCGAGGTGACATAAAAACACACTGCATGATTCTCATCTTTGAAATCACTTATGCCCTTAAATGCCATTTGCCAGTTTAGCACCCAGATAAGTTCTATACTATAGGTTGCTGCTAAAGCAGTGAAATGATGTCTTCATATTCATGTCATTTCCTGTTCAAGtcattggaaaaataaaatcctgATCCCAGACAATTCTCAACGTAATTGGAATTTGAGAGCCAAATGATACTGCAAAAACTTTGACATCTGCATTTCACCATCCTAATTAACAAACTctgtttatcattattttcaCAACTCAGAATCTTACTGCTTTCAGCCTTTGAGGATATCCAAGTTATCTCTACTTTTGATAGACTACTTCCAATCGGGGTATGAGGCATAAGCGTAACTGACGTCCAATCGCTACATAACATTCAGATAAATTCGATTACAGACCTTCAGGTACCCCTTGGCCTATCAGACGGGCTCTGCAGCCGGTCTGCTCCAATGCTTCTGTCAGAACTTTCACAGGGGAAGTACCCAAAACTCGCACAACCTGATTTGTCAAATCCGACTCAATGTTCTTCACCCCTGGAAGAAGTTCATCACAGAAAAGGACCCGATTACTTTTTGAGATTACCGGAAAGGCTTGATTGAAGTTTTAACATAAATTCACTGATTTTCATGACTTACCATCAACAGTCAGCAACTTATTCTTGACCGAGTTAACGCATCCCTCGCACTTCATATCCACCATAAACTCAGTCTGAATCGTAAAACAATACTAATTCAGAATTGACCAATGCCCAATTTCAGCTGAATTAACAAGAACGGACGAAAAACATCATCGTTCCAAGAATTATCTGCATCAGTTGTTACAAAATCTactcaaaaaaattgaaaattgacgaAAGACTTACAAGTAGCTCCGGCAAAACCCCACCATTCTGCCAATCGAGAATCgagaaaaccgaacagacgTGAGAACTTAGAAGCTAATCGAGCGCATTAAACTCGCCAATCGAGGCAAAGAGAAGTTGGGTTCCATTAAATACCTGCTGGGATGTGGGAGCTTCCATGGGCAGAGCTGAGGGAGACTGGGCGAAGCTCTGGACGAGGTGGAAATGGCGGGGGGCCCTTGGTGGATTCGTGAAAGAGGAAAGATGGGTTTTTGCGAATCGAAATGAATTGGAAGATGGAGACGAAGACGAAGAGAAAtaggaagaagagaaggcaAAGGTTGCAGGGATCGAAGATGCTGCTATGGCAGCAGAGGTGTTGGGTACTGCTCTGAGAAGTGGAAATGCCATTTTCGTTTGACCTTTTCTGCAACTTTTGATGATGAGGAGGAATTTCTGGGTTTAGCTTCTTTCACATTCacgagaaaatagaaaatgaaatatgattattattttttagaatatatgtatatataattatatatatgcatatatacttTTTCAGTTTGCTCCGGGAGGATTTCAATTAATTCGAGTTTCAGTCATGTTAAatgataaataattttattgagatatattatttcatgcggaaaaataaaaaaagaaatacatgATTTTATAAATGATTGAGTATCGCAACTTATTAGCTCGAGTTTTATAACTcgtaaatttctttttttattttttcgtgTGGGACAATATATCTAAACGTTtgccctcacgtggcaacgtgcGGCTTTGATGCTTCGCCTGCACGTCCTACGTGGACTTGaacaaatttatttcattcgtAAGACTCGAATTCGAAATCATATTAAGGGAAAAGACGTGTTAAACCACCGAAACTAATTCACACAGGTAaagtatatttatttgttactAGAAGAACTTAATATATAGTTACTTCATAATGGTTGTCAAGTATATATTCTCCTAGTGAAAATGTTTCACTCAATAATCTAAATAAAGCCAATCCGGCCCCgctatattaattaaatggcAATGAACAACTGCTTAAGAAGAACCAGTTTGCTGGAATCGAACTACTTGTGCTCAAAGTAAGGGAGTATAACAATGAAACTGCTGCTTATCGGTACAACCAGCCCAATTTTTCGTGATCTGAATAACAATCAgttattcattttttaaggGTTAACATCTACCCTGCTTATCGGAAAACACAAAGTTTGTTACCAAGTCCCTGATGCAAAGTCTTCGGTTGTGTAAATTGCGAGGGACAGCCATTGCCGTTAGACAAAATGTCAAATGGAGTCGGCAACAATACTATCCATGGTGGCGGCTTCACGACCTCCGATCTCTCTTTTTGATTCATTCCCAAAAAAAACTGTCCTAAATTAGCTAATCCTCAATCTGTTGGATCTTCTTCCTTCAATCTCGAATCTGCAATATCTATGTGAGTTTGATGGTGGCACATAATTCTAGTTTTAGCAATAATGGGGGACAAGAAGTTGGGGAGGTCGCTGACAATGAAGGCGATCTTTCTCCTTAGCCTGGTATTTGCACTCGGCTTCTCCCGGGCTGCTGCTACTTTTGATGAATCCCGTGCAGATGGTGATGGCGTGGAGGATGACTTGTCCACTTACATTATCCATGTCAAAGCACCAGAAGATCAGGTGGCTTCCATAGTAGATGATCTCGAGTCATCTATTCGAATAAGAATGTGATTACGGGCTTCGCAGCGAAGCTCACCCCGCTTGAGGCCAAGGCCCTGCAGTTGATAGAGGGGGTCATGTTCGCAAAGGAGGAGGAAATGCTCCCCCTGCACACGACCTACACGCCTGCCTGCTTGGGCCTGAACCAAAGCGTAGGGCTGTTAAAAGACGGAAATCTTGGTTCTGGACTCAGGAATTAATCCCGACCACCTTTCCTTCTCAGTTACCCCCTCCTCCTGCCAAATGGAAAGGCAGATGTGATTTCAATGAAACGCACTGCAACAACAAGATCATCGATGCAAGAAATTTTGTCCCCTCCCGTAATGGTCGGCCACCATTCTATGAGGAGGGGCATGGAACTCACACTGCAAGCACGGTGGCTGGGAACTTTGGGAAGGGCGCAAACGCATTTGAGATGGCCGATGGAACGGCAGTTGGGATGGCGTCCCTAGCCCACTTGTCTATCTATAGGGTGTGTATCAATGCTTTATGCCCTGAAACCGCCATATTAGCAGGGATCGACGCTGCAGTTTCTGATGGTGTTGACATTCTCTCGCTGTCTCTGGGTGCACCTGAGCTCTCATTTATTAAAATCGAGGTTGCCGTGGGAGCATTCGGGGCAATCCAGGAGGGAATTTTTGTAACCTGCTCAGCCGGGAACCAAGGTCCAACGGGAAAGACATTGTCAAATGAGGCTCCATGGGTTCTGACCGTCGGGGTGAGCACTGTTGATCGGACCATGAGTGCCACTGTCCAGCTTGGGAATGGGGCCGAGTACCAGGGCCAGTCTATCTTCCAGCCACAGGACTTCTACTCGAGAGTCCTGCCGCTAGTTTATGCAGGGGCAAGTGGGGACTCTTCCTCGGCACAATGTTATCCTGGGTCATTGAGAAACTCTGATGTAAATGGTAAGGTAGTCCTTTGAGCGGAATTGCTGCTTTGCTCTAAAGCGCGCGTGCACCCTTTCTGTTCCCCTGCTGTGATGAAATCAGGGATCATGACTACTGCGATATCCTAACCCGTGACAAGAAACCCATCCTGGCTGAAAAACTGCGTCCTGCAAACTACTTCGCCACAGGCGTGGGCCATGTTGCCCCAGCCAGAGCAAACCACCCAGGCCTCATTTACGACATCAGGCCAGGCGACTATATTCCCTACTTGTGCGGACTGGGATATAAGGATGCTGAAGTTTCTGTCATAGCACATAGAAACATCGTGTGCTCACAAATACCAAGCATACCCGAGGCGCAGTTGAACTATCCCTCCATCAGTATAGTTTTTGGCCTCAGCCCGCAAAATTATACGAGGGCGGTAACAAATGTGGGGCCTGCTAACTCATCCTACACATGTAGGATTCATGCTTCAGCTGGAGTCGATGTCAAGGTGAGCCCAAGCGTGATCACATTCTCAGGGACACACCAGACAGCTACATATACCGTGACATTTAGCAAGAAGCCAGGCTCGAGCAATGTGAATCAATACTCCCAGGGATCACTGTTATGGGTGTCGAATAGGCGCCATTTCGCCAGAAGACTGATCGCGGTCACATTTCAGTGAAAGCAATGGTCATCGGAGCTATAAGAGAAATCCAATGTCTATGGCTCTGAAGTTGAACATAGGTTTTGTATTCGgataatacttttttttttcttctttaatatATTCTCTGTCTAGTTATtagatgttttcttttttctctttgccTGATTTAAGCACAGTATTTCATTCAAGACAGCTCTTCACTGTCTTTAAACCTTGCCCAAGTTAAGGATGGGGTTCTAGTGCAGAGGCAAAAGACGTCGATTCGGAATCAAGAAGTGGAAGTTACGTACCCATTTGTTTTGCTTTAGTTACTATCATTGTAATAGACCTATAGGCCTCCTTTGTGACcggagaggaaaaaaaaactcaagccTATACAATCTTCAGTTACTTACATTAGTTTGTGTCGGAATTTCAATTTATCTCAGACAAAGCAAAAAGTGATTAATTACCGGAATGGTGTTGGAAAGGCAATCATGCCTTTAAAAACCATTCATAAAGACTTTTACGTTTTATGAGTTCggtttttttttagttaaggTAGGTTCAATTTGTTTGGGTTTtcgatttttcagaattttttttacaccCAACCTCTTGGTCGTCTGTGTTGTACTGATCATTTCATTGAATTGGGGCCAAGGGTTGCACCATTTACATatagaatattattataattatattatcattCCAACTTTATCTCTTGATGTTAAGCAGAAGGATGTACCAACTGAAATACAATCTTTTTATTTCACCTATATGTCTTTCTTGTTTGGTGTACATCATGATACTCAAAAGTTCAATTAGCCACACTGAATCAAATTCGAGGCGAGTTGGctcactaagaggtaaaactctgGCAATCacatgaattttttacattcataGAACTTGAGTCAAAAACCTTTTTTAaggccaaaaaaaagagagtatcAAACCGTTTAAATCAACTCACGTTGGTTGTCACATATTTCAACATAATGCATTagtatttctttattttccagaacctatatataaacatgcatttacttaaatcatatattaaaatttctaaagATGACCTTAAccagaaaataataataataataatcataaatcAACATGGATTGTGTTGGGAATATAAAATGTTAATCCCATATcggaagcataaaagaaaatagaatagTTTATATGGGATTGGGCCTCACAACTtatcagctcgagcttttaAGTTGAAAATTGAGTCCaagcccgtataagcccaaatgaaaatttaagagATTGTTTCAAGCAGTTTGATACTTGTTCCTATTAAATAAGACCTCAAGTTTAAGTCCTTTAAATAGTGAAAGTCCCTGATTTCAGGCGATTTATTCCGTAGCGGGTCATTCCTTCTCGATCTGGATTAGTTAGGGCATGATGGATTTTCAAATATACCACTATTGATGTAGGGTGATTCTAGGATGAAACGCTAACTTGTGTTTCATGATTAAACATTAATTTCAGTCATTAGATCTCACCAACTTTTAACTtatccatttattatttacatattttgttCTTAGTATTTCTAGtccttcatatttttatttcacaatttttaCCGACAATACTATACCACTATTCTCGAATATTCCCGTCACATGTGCTAATTACATTTTACCACGTCACCCATCATTACCACGTCACCCACGACTGCCACGTCCACCACGACTGCCACATCCACATTCAACCCGACACTTGTACCAATCACAGTATGGCATGTCACCTATGACTGAACCGATCTAATAAACCGGTTTATGAACCATgtttacaaaatcaaatttcagaaaattaaaaaagaaaacttagATAAATGGTTTTCAGAAAATTATGGTAAGATaagtattatttatatttggtttattttttaaaaaaataaacaaagttGAAAAacaatttgatttaatttttttaaaaaagaccAAGGG
This genomic window contains:
- the LOC116192036 gene encoding copper chaperone for superoxide dismutase, chloroplastic/cytosolic-like isoform X3; translated protein: MAFPLLRAVPNTSAAIAASSIPATFAFSSSYFSSSSSPSSNSFRFAKTHLSSFTNPPRAPRHFHLVQSFAQSPSALPMEAPTSQQNGGVLPELLTEFMVDMKCEGCVNSVKNKLLTVDGVKNIESDLTNQVVRVLGTSPVKVLTEALEQTGCRARLIGQGVPEDFLISAAVVEFKGPDIFGVVRFAQLNMELVRIEANFSGLSPGAHGWSINEFGDLTRGAASTGDVFNPEAEGTMETRIGDLETLEADKKGEAFFSGVKKNLRVADLIGRSVVLYRTEDKSEAGIEAAVIARSAGVGENYKKLCTCDGTIIWESSSNDFVTANV
- the LOC116192036 gene encoding copper chaperone for superoxide dismutase, chloroplastic/cytosolic-like isoform X1, which translates into the protein MAFPLLRAVPNTSAAIAASSIPATFAFSSSYFSSSSSPSSNSFRFAKTHLSSFTNPPRAPRHFHLVQSFAQSPSALPMEAPTSQQNGGVLPELLTEFMVDMKCEGCVNSVKNKLLTVDGVKNIESDLTNQVVRVLGTSPVKVLTEALEQTGCRARLIGQGVPEDFLISAAVVEFKGPDIFGVVRFAQLNMELVRIEANFSGLSPGAHGWSINEFGDLTRGAASTGDVFNPEAEGTMETFLCCHIGHVTHLLVMFEAKVVPLSMRPNKVHRIGDLETLEADKKGEAFFSGVKKNLRVADLIGRSVVLYRTEDKSEAGIEAAVIARSAGVGENYKKLCTCDGTIIWESSSNDFVTANV
- the LOC116190824 gene encoding geraniol 8-hydroxylase-like, translated to MDFLVLLLCLYLSWGLFQALCFIANRGKPSRKGLPPGPRPLPIVGNLLQLGDRPDKLFTELAKTYGPIMTMQLGRITTVVISSAQVAREALQTHDLAFSSRTILDAVTPYDHDRLSVAWLPVSPLWRSLRRIMSSHIFATRKLDTTQQLRHQKVDEVLALVRKRAHAGEPVEIGETGFRTSLNFLSNTFFSLDLANPGSDDGGKEFRDIVWNLMVEVGKPNLADYFPVLKLIDPNGRRRHLAVYFGQMLDIFDGLIKKRLQLRGKSADPTRTNDVLDSLLDINEDDNEGISMDHIKFLLLDLFVAGTDTTSTTLEWAMAELLHNPDKLSRAKAELEQIIGRGNPVEESDIPQLPYLQAVIKETFRLHPTVPLLVPHKAEVETEFCGFTVPKGVQVLINVWAIGRDTSSWEDPDAFMPERFLGPNSGIDVKGQNFELIPFGAGRRICPGLPLAMRMLHLMLGSLVNCFDWKLENGMKPEDMNMEEALSITLRMVHPLRAVPVPL
- the LOC116192036 gene encoding copper chaperone for superoxide dismutase, chloroplastic/cytosolic-like isoform X2 — encoded protein: MAFPLLRAVPNTSAAIAASSIPATFAFSSSYFSSSSSPSSNSFRFAKTHLSSFTNPPRAPRHFHLVQSFAQSPSALPMEAPTSQQTEFMVDMKCEGCVNSVKNKLLTVDGVKNIESDLTNQVVRVLGTSPVKVLTEALEQTGCRARLIGQGVPEDFLISAAVVEFKGPDIFGVVRFAQLNMELVRIEANFSGLSPGAHGWSINEFGDLTRGAASTGDVFNPEAEGTMETFLCCHIGHVTHLLVMFEAKVVPLSMRPNKVHRIGDLETLEADKKGEAFFSGVKKNLRVADLIGRSVVLYRTEDKSEAGIEAAVIARSAGVGENYKKLCTCDGTIIWESSSNDFVTANV